The genome window CACGTGGTCTGGCCTACATCAAGGTCAACGAACGGGCCAAAGGCCGCGAAGGCCTGCAGTCGCCGATCCTCAAATTCCTGCCGGACGAAGCGGTCGACACTCTCATGCAGCGCACCGGTGCCGAAGATGGTGACCTGGTGTTCTTCGGTGCCGACAAGGCGCACATCGTTAATGAAGCGCTGGGTGCCCTGCGCGTCAAGCTCGCTGAAGACCGGGGACTGATGGAAGGCGACTGGAAACCCCTCTGGGTGGTGGACTTCCCGATGTTCGAGAAAGGCGGGGATAGCGGGCGAGGTGAGACTGCGGAGCAGTCGAGAGGGTCCCCTGGGGGAAGCTGGACTTCCTTGCATCACCCCTTTACCGCACCGAAAGAAGAGCACCTGGATTTGCTCGAGACAGATCCCGGCGCCTGCCATTCGCGGGCCTACGACATGGTACTGAACGGTACCGAGGTTGGTGGCGGTTCTATGCGTATCTTCCGCACCGAGGTGCAGCGGCACGTGTTCGAATTGCTGGGTATCAGTGACCAGGAAGCAGAGGACAAGTTCGGCTTCCTGCTGACGGCGCTGAAATACGGCTGCCCGCCGCACGGTGGACTGGCCTTTGGCCTGGATCGTCTGTTAATGCTGATGAGCGGTGCAAGCTCGATCCGCGAAGTCATGGCATTCCCGAAAACGCAGACCGCCAGTTGCCCGTTGACCAATGCACCCTCAGAAGTCTCCGATGCGCAGTTACGTGAACTGAATGTGCGCCTGCGCAAACCTGTCGAAAAGGAAACACCCGCCTCCTGAGCCTATGCATCACGACTACAAGCGCCCCGAATCCGTCCTGGTTGTTATCTACACCAAAGCCGGCGATGTGCTGCTGATGGAACGTCGCCAGCCAGAGGACTACTGGCAGTCGGTTACCGGCAGCCTGGAATGGGACGAGCAGCCACGTGAGGCGGCAATCAGGGAAGTTCGTGAGGAAACCGGGCTGGATGTCAGTGAGTTGCTGGCTGATGGTAAAAAAACAGTGCGATTTCGTATTCTGCCGGCCTGGCGGGACCGCTATGCACCGGAAGAACAATACAACACAGAACATCTTTATCTGGTGGAGCTACCGGAACAGGTCGATATCACCCTCAACCCCGATGAACACCGTCAGCTGCGCTGGCTCCCGGCGCGGCATGCGGCACTCAAGGCCAGTTCTTCTACCAACCGGCAGGCGATAGAGAAGTTCGTCGTTTTTCGGCGTTAGGTGGCAAGCACCGGTTGGTTGAGGCTATCCGGTTCAACGGTTTGCCCCTACGCGGCTACCCTGCGCTTCTCGCGTAACGCGGCGTTCGCCCAAACGCGCGGTTTCTGCGAAACCACTCAAACAGGGCTCTCTTGTTCCGCATTACGCTGCGATGCTCCGCTGCACCGATTCACCGGAAAGCCTCAACCCGCCCGGGACGAAATCAGGCACAGGAACTACTCCATTTAGTATGGTTGCGCAAAATCTCTCGATAAAAGAGAATTGAACCCGTGAAATCAACGAGATTCGCCCTGAAATGGCTGTAAATGCAATAGACGTCGATCCCTATACCTCGCTGTCCGATGAAGACTGCGAGGCGCGTATTCTCGCGGCAAAGGAAAAGCTGGGCGAGCGGCTGGTGATCCTCGGCCACCACTACCAGCGCGATGAAGTCTTCCGGCATGCCGATTTTTCCGGTGATTCTCTCAAACTATCACGCCAGGCGGCCGACTCGAAGGCCGAGTACATCGTTTTTTGCGGTGTACATTTCATGGCCGAGGTGGCGGATATTTTGTCGCGACCAGACCAGATCTCCATTCTGCCGGACCTGTCCGCCGGCTGTTCCATGGCGGATATGGCCAACCTGGCCAAGGTGGAGCGTGCCTGGCAGGAACTTTCGCAGGTGCTTGACCCCGACCAGCAGGTTACCCCGGTAACCTATATCAATTCTGCAGCAGACCTGAAGGCGTTCTGCGGCCGTCACGGCGGTATCGTCTGTACATCGACCAATGCACGGCATGTGCTGGAATGGTCATTCTCGCGGCGTGAGAAGGTGTTGTTCTTCCCGGACCAGCACCTGGGGCGCAATACCGGTTACAACATGGATATTC of Thiogranum longum contains these proteins:
- the nudB gene encoding dihydroneopterin triphosphate diphosphatase, with protein sequence MHHDYKRPESVLVVIYTKAGDVLLMERRQPEDYWQSVTGSLEWDEQPREAAIREVREETGLDVSELLADGKKTVRFRILPAWRDRYAPEEQYNTEHLYLVELPEQVDITLNPDEHRQLRWLPARHAALKASSSTNRQAIEKFVVFRR
- the nadA gene encoding quinolinate synthase NadA — protein: MAVNAIDVDPYTSLSDEDCEARILAAKEKLGERLVILGHHYQRDEVFRHADFSGDSLKLSRQAADSKAEYIVFCGVHFMAEVADILSRPDQISILPDLSAGCSMADMANLAKVERAWQELSQVLDPDQQVTPVTYINSAADLKAFCGRHGGIVCTSTNARHVLEWSFSRREKVLFFPDQHLGRNTGYNMDIPLEDMVVWDFDLPMGGLTKQQILDAKMILWKGFCSVHQMFDVSHIERFKEKYPDAKIISHPEASFEVCQASDFVGSTEYIIRTVHDSEAGTRWLVGTELNLVNRLHDECKAEGKSVHFMSPTVCMCSTMFRIDPQHLLWVLENLVEGNPVNRISVPVEEAAMARSALQRMLDISP